The Coffea eugenioides isolate CCC68of unplaced genomic scaffold, Ceug_1.0 ScVebR1_3021;HRSCAF=4155, whole genome shotgun sequence genomic interval TAGTAAGTACAAGATTATTAGAACAATACCTAAGCAAGTACCAATATCATCTTCATGCATACAAAGCCAAGGTAATTCTCAACGAGTACCAAAAAGAACCTGAACAAGTGAATTTGCAGAAGGGCATTTTGAAGTACCGCTAAAACTTTATTTGATGCATGTGATGAAATAAATCATCCAACATCAAGAAGAGCACACTCAATACCATTTAAACAGGAAAGCTCCATAATCTGTGTTGTTAAAATCTGTAATGCCCTATATATTTCTGCTGTTTTTGGCCATGAATAATCATCAGATTGAAAAACCAATATCTGGCGTTGATCCTCAATCCAGCTGCATCCCGGCTCCTTTTCAATGCCATTCTGATTCAAGAAATTTCTAACTCTGTCGACCTCATCCCACCTCCCTGACTGAGCATAAATATTTGAGAGAAGCACTAGACTTGATGTTTTATGAGGTTCAATTTCAAAAAGCTTCCTAGCAGCAAAATCAGCAAGCATCACATTTTTATGCAAGCGACAAGCCCCAAGAAGAGCACCCCATATTCCTGCAGTGGCTTGGACCTTCATTTTCCTGACTAACTCAAAGGCTTCCTCTAACCTTCCTGCTCTGCCAAGCATATCGACCATGCAAGTATAATGTTCAGCCAAAGGTTCAATGCCATACTTCTGCGTCATGCAATTGAACAAGGTTAGACCTGCAGAAACTAAGCCTGCATGATTACATGCAGAAAGAACCCCAACAAAAGTAACTTGATCAGGAATGACAGCATATCCTTCCATTTCTTGGAAAAGTTTGAATGCCTCTATCCCATATCCATTCAGAGCATAGCCTGCTATCAAAGAATTCCAGGATACCACGTCAAGGTTATCAACATCACTGAATACATCTCTGGCACTCAAGATACTTCCACACTTGGCATACATTGTAATTAGAGCATTACTGACAACCATATCTTTCATATAACCATTTTTCACCACAATGTGATGAAGTTGCTGCCCAAATTGCTCAGCTGCAAGACTCGCACAGACCCTTAGGCCAGAAGCAAAAGTGGATTGATCAGGCTTCTTCCCATCACGAATCATGAGCAAAATACTCTTCAGTGCATCCATGTATAACCCATTTTGTGCATAACCTGAAATTATGGAATTCCAAGAAACtacattcttttcctcaatttGCTCAAACAACTCAAGTGCTCTCTCCATTTTTCCTACTTGAGCATAGCCCGCAATCATGGTGTTCCAAGTATCTATTTTCTTTGGGGCCATATTTTGAAATAGATCGAAAGCTTCATCCATTCTTCCATGTTGAGCATATCCCGCGATCATCGTGTTCCAACAGACAGTGTCACGTTTCCTCATGCGATCAAAAATTTGACTGGCATCATCCATCCTATTGTTCTGAATAAAGCCAAGTATCATGGCTGTTTGTGACCCTACATTTTCATAAGGCATTCTATCCAACAATTTCTTTGCTTCTTCAAGCTGACCAATTCGGACATGACCACTGATGATGGTAGTCCATGATATAGCATCCTTCtctggcatctcattaaataaCTCTACTGCCTTGTCAACCTTGCAATTTTGAATGTATGCAGCCAACATCACATTCCAAGCAACAACATTTCTCTCCGTCATGTTGTTAAAGAATCCCTCTGCCTCTGAAAGGTGGCCATGCCTTGCAAAGCCACTCAACATTGTGGCCCAAGAAACAACACTTGGATTGGGAATCCTTTCAAAAAACTCCCTAGCAGCATTCAGATCACCAGCTTGCGTGTACCCTTCTAATACCAAATTCCACGAAATCCAATCCTTTTCTTCCATCTCTTCGAAAAACTTAGCAGCCAAACGCATTTGCCCGCTACGGGTATATCCCGAGAGCATTGTATTCCACGAAACCAAGTTCCTCACTGGCATTTCATTGAACAATTTCCTACCATCGCTGAGCATCCCATTCTTGACATACCCTGTAACCAGTGCATTCCAACACGCTGCACAACTCTTATCGGGCATCGAATCAAATATTCGCCTTGCTTTTTCTACGAAACCGCTACGTGCATAACAAGTAATCATGAGACTGTAAGTAAAAGAGTCCCTTCGACGCATTTTATCAAATAAGTCAGCTGCTTCTTTAAAATAGTCATTATACAAGTAACCGCTCATCATTGTGTTCCAAGAAATCAAGTTCTGAAATGGCATTCGATTGAATAGAGCACAAGCCTCACTGATtcttccattcatggaaaactgatttggtgtcgtttggacgaatgatccaacggccttactcgTATTTAACTGAGCTCAAACCACCggtaggtagtcaattgaatgaGCCGGCGATGGCTTGGTCGGAAATGACAATGCACGGGGACTGTACTaagggaatcttgtagtaagaATGACTCGTTGGTTCTGGTATAGCTCGACGTATTACGCAAAGTTAACTGATTggaagtgcgggcccggttgggttGTTTGGGTGGAAGGAactgggagtgaagtgggttctacggttggtactccaTAACGTTGACGaggagtcaatgagattggatcaagaaaaaaaatcgTAGGAAATGGGCTTTGAgaagccgtccgtatccttttactgatttgttttattccttaattgtgtacttgaaatgaaaggttatgcttaagtgatctttgttgcttatgtggtagtaactcactgggcttaagctcattccgttccatttgttttccttacaggaaatgaccacttttggaaaaggttgtgttagttggttgtcaagttgagcccatgtaaatgtcttttgaatagctctttgaatgaaaccctaatgtgtattgggttcaatttcttttgattggcaaaccgaacatgtatatccatgatgaatcgttttgatatgccgctttggcttttggcttgtaaatgttacatttcaatgtatatgtgtttggttgacatttggttggatttcagattaactcgtatttcaaacggcgaaagaaaaatttctggcgGGAATGAacagggccaaatccggccaggaatccggccagaaactggccggattgtcggccggattgccttgggattttttttgaaaatccggccttgctcactggacagtatccagccaagaatccggccggtaatccggccagattccggccggattctgctgtgccaggccactattcatcgttttcgtttttcaattttttttccttttgatatttgtggcttgtccgagcgcacttttactttcccgaaacgttctagattGCATGTAACTGCTCAtcagtcctggcgagagctgggcaggcagtccgctaacccctttggttcgccttaggggaaggtggggctgttacaaaatgcttaacaacaaattatgtttgtttaatgattttcttttttcctttttttttcttctttttttcatttttcatattttcccaaaaaaaaacattgaatcaaaacaactaaagcataatttttgaatgcttttcttttttccgagaaattctatgctaaaacttaaaaatgaaataataaaataaaacactaaaaaactaaaaagtgaataaacctagcacgacaaataaaactaaaagtaaatgaaattacactgaaaatttggtgtctacacaactgagatttgacgaggtccaattgctcatctacaccatgtaatgccacttctttgactcccttaggatcaggaagataatgttgtgggctagcttttatgcgtcttatactcgccatgacgtatgagggaacctgcaaaaagttagcaacgaaaccgaagatattgcctttcacgctcccttacgtgtatccactcgcacccgtgtatatggatgtcactctaatggacttaccaaatacctttacctgttgggttaggtagttgagaaatgctgctcaagtccaacaaccgttaccaacctttccacaagtgtaatcacaagaatgtaggagaaaatgtaggaaagtgttcctagaatctaggaagagaatataggagagtttcctaaagtggatgagagactgtcgcgccccactttttgaatgagtGAATGAATTGTGTGGTGATGGTGTGTGAGtagtggtgtgagatgtgagtgtgtagtgtgtgtgtgaacgtgtgcaaaatgaaaataaaggccatgggacttgataatgcgacggtttggccatataaagttcaaaaagggttttttgtatcaaaaatggagtcgccacttggtatagagttagggtgtaccaagtcacccaaaaatgatttttgtttttgaataaaaaaagtaaataaacccttttagagaactttcgggtctacgtaaccaaaagagggatcgggggtcacatttgacgaaggggaaggcaaggataaaaatccaaggcaccccttcgacctagccaaggctagttgcgtgacttaaaccaattttcctactttttctacccaaggtatgtatcgcatgttggatatgtctatatgaatgcaaaagcctagacctagggggattgggggaaatttctcttcaaaggttgagtggtgccaatcacattaattgcgaagcccaataatgatccttttggagaggtcacacctaaacctaaatgacgtgaaaaatgagtggaatgcatgccatgtgaaagtgtgagtttgtgtgaagtgagaaaaatgataaaagtaataagataagagtgaaggtgtgcaaatgtagatgaaagtactcgtgtgcgagtgaaagtgataaaaaggtgcatgtgtgcaaatgagacaaaagtgaaagtgtaatgatagagtggattgagaatgcatgagcctagggaattcatgcatattgggtacggggagacctaaatcgtgacttgattttccctttgattagaaggcgaaactagcgtgctaaggctatcgagtagccacactcgctcgttttccttatcggaaggggacactcaagcaaaatgaaccctatagctagtatgggatgcaaaacctaaaatgaggggaaaagggggtcgaggatcatgccaaatgataaaactaaggaaaaatgcatgatatgtagtaaataggcaaatgatgtgctaacgaggggaaatccctaagggtctagcgttggactagcccattctatgaattccgactagcgctGGACTAGCGGAAatgtacattcatccattccactcattcatggctatgaaagcaagtagacatgccaaaacactcgtaaacacatagcacatagcacttagcatgctcgactagatgcaagagcctaataaagcaattaaacatgtagcaacaaaaacaagcaaccaaggggaaggggaaatggaccaggtGCTCTCCGAGtgctatctattacaagccaagaggtgtacacataccccataaaagcataaaagggaaagggtgaatggaccagatgctctccgagcactatctattacaagccaagaggtgtacacataccccataaaaacttaaacaaaagtaaaaagcaagtaaatgcatgcaaggaggtaaggaaagcgaagtagacaggcatattcacacaacacgtaggagcacgtaaggtcaaatgtagtgcaaatgagggatagagtgtacctcccttgaattgacgccccaatgaagtgaaattattcaattaccctccaaaataataaaaaggtcaaggcaccactttatttaagaaaaattaaaagaaatgggcaaaacaaggctcacttagtcataaagtccctaaagtcataacttaagtgcaatttaagctaagcatggtagttaattgaagcaaacaagcaatgaagttgcacaaattaaaattatcaaggaccaatttgatgaaattattcaattgattgggccatagcaggagaaggagagacttggggggtgaGGATGCAATTTTCTGAAATTAGtacatgcatgcatgcaaacgTACGAAAGCATTCTCTGCATCAAACAAACCAAGTGATTATCATGCCAATTCATTCAACAGCTTCCATGATTTCTCAACAAGATTCGGCAAGCAAGATCCATTCAAAGCTTTCAACCAACTTCAATTAACAAACATGGCTAAACACCTCTGAAAAATATAATTCATGGCAGCACTTCATGCTAATGACAACTAGAAACAGTGGCTGCGACAACAAAATAGAATCTGCTGCGTTTTCACTGTCCTCAGGTTTCTGCAAAGTTTTCGGTCAACAATCTTGCTGCAATGTTCCCTCTTGTTTGTGCATCCGCAAATCATGAGACATTTAGACGAAAACATGCAATTCTATCCTTAATTAGTTACACCAGATTCAGCTAACAagatgaccaaaaaaaaaaactagcttGTATGGGCTGTtatgggaagaaaagaaagcagcAAATGATGAAGacgaaatgcagcaaaagaaaggacGACACTTGCGGCTTCCTGTTGCAACCCTGCGGCTCCACTcatacacacaaaaaaaaatgcactaagCTCATAGGTTTATCAACCCCAAACCAGTAAATATCTCAAGCGTTTAGTTAGCATAACCTGAACAAAGTTTTTGATTTTTGCACGCAAGCAAACAAATGCCAAAGACCTCTTTACTTCTGCAATTGCTGCTGCTACTTCCGCAGCTTACAGCAACtcagaaaaataataaaatgcagATGCAAACATTCAGCAAAATTGTTCAGCCAAAGAAACCCAGCACTAGTCAAATATCCTCAAACATGGATCTACTCTCTTTTATACAAAATCATGCTGGACAGAAAGccaaggaaagaaaacttcGAGCTTTGGGCAATCGAAAAAGAAAATCcacgctgctgcaacaagccaaCTTCAAGCTTGTTGCAGCAAGCTTTCATGCACAAAATCTGCAACCAGACGAGGACCCATGCAACCGTGTGACCAAGAGTTTACATCATTAGACATTTAGACACAAAACATCCTAGAAACAGGCGACAAGGTTCATCAAAACCCTTTACTAGCCTTGAGCATGGAATTCACAGAATCAGGGAAAAGAATGCGCATACAGAAAGCTAGGGAAATAAAAATTCTGCAAATTTGTTCGTGCAGATGAAACTTATCCGAACCTTATGCATTAATTTATTTCCATCAGAGTCATAAGTTCAGCATAGAGGCTAGGAGAGGGACTTGGGATGAACATTCATGATAGACCACATTCGAGTTTCTGTCTCTCAAAACCAGTCCAAGCTAAACAAATCCAAGCATAAAAACAAGCAAAGCCGCAAGCTTTCTGCAATTCCCTTTCGGCCAAGACGTAAAACAGGTAAGAATCCAATACCTGAATGGAGAAAAAGCTCAAGATGATTCGGCCAGAAACCTCAAAACGTCAGCGAAAGAGCGCGGGCGATGACACAAGCCCTTCTTCGTCTTCGCGACTGAAGACCCTTTTGGTTTCGCTCCTCTCCAGCAGCCAACAGCTCCCCTAACAATCTTCTTTTTCCATCCTCAAGCTCACAGCTTTTCACTTAACCCCCTACCACTCTCAGTCTCTCTGGTTTTGCTCGTTCATCAGCCCTCTCCCCTGTCCTAAAATTTTCTCGCCGTCACTTTTTGTTTCTCCCAGaaactctctcggctctctctgaTAATTTTTAGCCGTCGACCTTTCTTCCATCCCCCTCTCCTGCGGCTGTCTTgcctttttctatttatatcaaatgATCCTCCCTTCAACCCTAAAACCTCCGTCCTTTCTTCCTGTATTTGCAGCCCAAGGGGCTCACCCTAATCTTCACTTTGCAAGTCGCGGCAACTTGCATGCCGcgaatcaatttttttttttttttttttttttaacaacttgataattacagaaatgataaaataaaataataataataacaaattgacaaaaaccaggtaataataatagtaataataatgaaaataatttaaaaactaaacaactaaaaacaacaaaaatggccatcttttcacattttctttttcattttcattcactttctttttctcaaaataacttaataaaaataactaaagtgcccaaagattgaatttaaagaaataaacatatttttgtgaacaaattttcctttttcttttttctcttttttttatttttccaatccaactaaagcctattttccctttttttaattttcttttctccctttttttgtgattttccattttcatttctctttcaagaaagctttgaataaaaacaaaatgactaaaacatatttttgatgtcttccttttcttttttctaaaaactctacgctaactttaaacttaaaagctaaaaccaaaaattaaaactaaaagtaaacaacgaatgcaagcaatctaaaaatgaaaatcatgaaatagatgccacataaaattattcaaaatttggtgtctacagtttgcccctctttgtctgagttttgaaaaaacttgaggcaaagaagtagacaccaaatacttacctgtgttattgggctgcaaaagattCCAACGATCAGGAATTCTAatatgggactgacccgaacatgaaaaataaaacgggactgacccgaaccagaattgaaaacgggactgatccgagcaggaatttaaaacgggactgacccgaacaggattttgaaatcgggactgacctgaaccagaaatttaaaacgggactgacccgaacaggattttgaaattgggactgacccgaacaggaatttaagattgggatagacccggacagaaatgtaaaattggaatagacccacgggatagatccgaacagaaatataaaattgggattgactagagataggaaattcaaatcacgggactggcccgaacaagctttaatcacgggactgacccgaataagctttgaattgtgggactgacccgcataagctttgaatcgtgggactgacccgaaaatgcttttgatggtgggactgactcgaaaatgcttttgatcatgggactgacccgaaaatgctctttgatcgtgggactgacccgaataagatttttgatcatgggactgacccgaaaatgcttttgatcatgggacgacccgaaaatgctcttgatcgtgggactgacccgaataagattttgatcatgggactgacccgaaatgctcttgatcgtgggactgaccgcTTTTGAAACtgatgcttttgatcgtgggactgacccgaataaacttttgatcgtgggactgatatgcttttgatcgtgggactgacccgaaatgcGATGTACTACCGAATATTGATCGTGGGAACTGACCCGAATTGCTTTtgatcgggactgacccgaaatgcttttaatcgcgggactgacccgaacaggcttttGATCATACTgacgaaaatgcttttgatcgtgggactgacccgaataagcttttgatcgtgggactgacccgaataaacttttgatcgtgggactgacccggaaatgcctttgatcgtgggactgacccgaaaatgctttcgaacatgggactgacccgaaaatgctttgatcatgggactgacccgaaaatgcttttgataaaatttgtgttgatttctgagtgatgatttttctttttgcttttcttttgacttttgaaaatctttccaaaaaaaattaatttgccccagtatgatgaatttttgcaacttgagtccagagttgattctgtatcgccatgctgttgcattttttgatgaaatttgcttgcgacattttcaatctgcctttgttcaccggaggactctttccgacaccgattccagtgcgaggtgtgattactttcatctgtgcatgcagtttttctgcaaaaagaaaagaaaacaaagaaattgccaccatcatttgatccgcttgcctttgagaatcgtgtaaacatgagtctttcatgcctttatcaacttttgttGCGGCAgccgattgagttggatttttcaccctaaggcttttccgatttacaaactgatcaggtatgtgctttgccatattgtgaagtctgcgtaactgactttgttgaaccttaacccttttcaggagatgactgaacccaagtatgcttcgaataaaccacggggattgttattcaccaaaattcaaagatcaagaataaagtatgcaagaaaattcacatgtcatacaagaatgcacacataaccatttgtgcttaaattctacaaaaataccatgaatgcaagaaatttggtaaaaatgaaatTCCTAAGAGTGgatttgccaaagaatgttttacaaaatgacacagttttggcccaAGGATgcgtattcgaatctctgaatatccttgttctggaattcaatattggcaggggtatgac includes:
- the LOC113757349 gene encoding pentatricopeptide repeat-containing protein At2g35030, mitochondrial-like, whose protein sequence is MTNILERLADRQGPGPLNQPGGQDRGEDKGLERFLKFNPPKFTGEPDPEAAENWEWYVPGGLIRGKWERAQTPWTWENFTREFNEKFLPPLIQEKREDEFIKLRQGTSSIAEYEGKFTKLSKYAPELVTTERRRIRHFVQGLNVEIQEGLAAAQISTFTEVLEKAQRVESVRLQVRDFHAKKRGTSSNPSGQADKSAPPFKKGKGTGGVEISVIPKGTQSRGDRNGRGQSRGTPPSGQSVAPQVVCGYCGKLNHTESDCFRKQGRCLYCGSTEHQISKCPTFSMNGRISEACALFNRMPFQNLISWNTMMSGYLYNDYFKEAADLFDKMRRRDSFTYSLMITCYARSGFVEKARRIFDSMPDKSCAACWNALVTGYVKNGMLSDGRKLFNEMPVRNLVSWNTMLSGYTRSGQMRLAAKFFEEMEEKDWISWNLVLEGYTQAGDLNAAREFFERIPNPSVVSWATMLSGFARHGHLSEAEGFFNNMTERNVVAWNVMLAAYIQNCKVDKAVELFNEMPEKDAISWTTIISGHVRIGQLEEAKKLLDRMPYENVGSQTAMILGFIQNNRMDDASQIFDRMRKRDTVCWNTMIAGYAQHGRMDEAFDLFQNMAPKKIDTWNTMIAGYAQVGKMERALELFEQIEEKNVVSWNSIISGYAQNGLYMDALKSILLMIRDGKKPDQSTFASGLRVCASLAAEQFGQQLHHIVVKNGYMKDMVVSNALITMYAKCGSILSARDVFSDVDNLDVVSWNSLIAGYALNGYGIEAFKLFQEMEGYAVIPDQVTFVGVLSACNHAGLVSAGLTLFNCMTQKYGIEPLAEHYTCMVDMLGRAGRLEEAFELVRKMKVQATAGIWGALLGACRLHKNVMLADFAARKLFEIEPHKTSSLVLLSNIYAQSGRWDEVDRVRNFLNQNGIEKEPGCSWIEDQRQILVFQSDDYSWPKTAEIYRALQILTTQIMELSCLNGIECALLDVG